A single region of the Halomicroarcula saliterrae genome encodes:
- a CDS encoding decarboxylating 6-phosphogluconate dehydrogenase, whose translation MELGVIGLGRMGRIVVDRVLAAGHEVVVFDIDEEAVADAADAGARPAESIPDVAQSLSGEKRIWLMVPAGDPVDAALSELDGHVEGDDIVVDGGNSHFEDSVRRAARTDATYLDCGTSGGPASAESGFSLMVGGKQWAYDELVPVFDAVATGPDGHDRMGPAGSGHYVKMVHNGVEYALMQTYGEGFELLANGRYDLDLEAVARTWNNGAVIRSWLLELCEEAFREEGNSLGTVADRVEGGSTGTWTVQEALEQEVPVPLIYQALGERFGSRADDGRFSRRLANRLRYGFGRHEVPRRE comes from the coding sequence ATGGAACTTGGCGTCATCGGACTCGGACGCATGGGGCGTATCGTCGTCGACCGCGTGCTCGCCGCGGGCCACGAGGTAGTCGTCTTCGATATCGACGAGGAAGCGGTCGCAGACGCCGCCGACGCGGGCGCTCGCCCGGCGGAGTCCATTCCCGACGTCGCGCAGTCGCTGTCGGGCGAGAAACGCATCTGGCTGATGGTCCCCGCTGGCGACCCCGTCGACGCGGCGCTTTCCGAACTCGACGGGCACGTCGAGGGCGACGACATCGTCGTCGACGGGGGGAACTCCCACTTCGAGGACTCGGTCCGCCGCGCGGCCAGGACCGACGCGACCTATCTGGACTGTGGGACCTCCGGCGGTCCCGCGAGCGCCGAGTCCGGCTTCTCGCTGATGGTCGGCGGCAAGCAGTGGGCCTACGACGAACTCGTCCCCGTCTTCGACGCCGTCGCCACGGGACCCGACGGTCACGACCGCATGGGCCCGGCGGGCTCTGGCCACTACGTGAAGATGGTCCACAACGGCGTCGAGTACGCGCTGATGCAGACCTACGGCGAGGGGTTCGAGCTGCTGGCCAACGGCCGCTACGACCTCGACCTCGAAGCCGTCGCGCGAACGTGGAACAACGGCGCCGTCATCCGGTCGTGGCTGCTGGAGCTGTGTGAGGAGGCGTTCCGCGAGGAGGGGAACAGCCTGGGCACCGTCGCCGACCGCGTCGAGGGCGGCTCGACGGGAACCTGGACCGTCCAGGAGGCTCTCGAACAGGAGGTCCCGGTGCCGCTCATCTACCAGGCGCTGGGCGAACGCTTCGGCTCGCGGGCCGACGACGGCCGCTTCTCCCGGCGGCTCGCGAACCGGCTACGCTACGGCTTCGGTCGCCACGAGGTCCCCCGCAGGGAGTGA
- a CDS encoding type IV pilin N-terminal domain-containing protein — MGFREQWSGLGTGVKILIGLGLLAVIIPLLLILAAVVASFVLGFGDGGAASAPQASWEFDYTATNASSGELAITHDGGDSVDASRLTIEVDYAQHQWQDGDGTVTEGDSTTVEAGPNDAVTLLWERNDETRIMATYGP, encoded by the coding sequence ATGGGGTTCAGAGAGCAGTGGTCCGGTCTCGGTACGGGTGTGAAGATTCTTATCGGGCTCGGACTGCTCGCCGTGATAATTCCGCTTTTGCTCATCCTCGCGGCGGTCGTCGCCTCGTTCGTCCTCGGGTTCGGTGACGGTGGGGCCGCGTCCGCGCCACAGGCGAGCTGGGAGTTCGATTACACAGCGACGAACGCGTCCTCGGGCGAACTGGCCATCACGCACGATGGCGGCGACTCAGTCGACGCATCACGTCTCACCATCGAAGTCGACTACGCGCAACATCAGTGGCAAGACGGGGATGGAACCGTCACAGAGGGGGACAGTACGACCGTCGAGGCCGGGCCCAACGATGCGGTCACGCTGCTGTGGGAACGAAACGATGAGACGCGAATCATGGCGACATACGGCCCGTGA
- a CDS encoding 2Fe-2S iron-sulfur cluster-binding protein has translation MVSLVGVLSGLTLTLIVVALHYAKGTGWEAPEDISQEVLEQRAATVPETEFPEPYNRGIGGGGAAAIPAGEAEGELGESEEEEEEAGFDPDDIADDEVEYYEIEFAKEGETIEVANNETLLDAGEEEGWDLPYACREGQCISCAGQVTDGPAEEYVRHSQNDSLMDDDMEEGYCLTCVAYPTQEFTLETSESP, from the coding sequence ATGGTATCACTCGTAGGCGTCCTCTCCGGGCTCACGCTTACCCTCATCGTCGTAGCCTTACACTACGCGAAGGGGACCGGCTGGGAGGCACCGGAGGACATCTCACAGGAGGTCCTCGAACAGCGCGCCGCGACGGTGCCGGAGACGGAGTTCCCGGAGCCGTACAACCGCGGTATCGGTGGCGGCGGCGCAGCGGCGATTCCGGCCGGCGAGGCCGAGGGCGAGCTCGGCGAGTCCGAGGAGGAGGAAGAGGAAGCCGGCTTCGACCCCGACGACATCGCCGACGACGAGGTCGAGTACTACGAAATCGAGTTCGCGAAAGAGGGCGAGACCATCGAGGTCGCCAACAACGAGACGCTGCTCGACGCCGGCGAAGAGGAGGGCTGGGACCTCCCCTACGCCTGCCGCGAGGGCCAGTGTATCTCCTGTGCCGGCCAGGTTACCGACGGCCCGGCCGAGGAGTACGTCCGCCACAGCCAGAACGACTCGCTGATGGACGACGACATGGAGGAGGGCTACTGTCTCACCTGTGTCGCCTACCCGACACAGGAGTTCACCTTGGAGACGAGCGAATCGCCGTAG
- a CDS encoding DUF7344 domain-containing protein has protein sequence MTPSEERTTGLTLSISESDSSYPPPDDLFRALANRKRRHLLTALPAQSAMSLDELTDILAGWQTTTDGPVGPDEWAKVKIELVHAHLPLLADADLITYEDGEVERVSYPEPVEELVTFAGEYEEVTAGDGPRS, from the coding sequence ATGACTCCCTCTGAAGAACGAACGACCGGCCTCACTCTCTCCATCTCGGAAAGCGATAGCAGCTATCCGCCGCCCGACGACCTCTTTAGAGCGCTGGCAAACCGCAAGCGCCGCCACCTCCTGACGGCGCTGCCGGCCCAGTCGGCGATGTCGCTCGACGAACTCACGGATATCCTCGCCGGCTGGCAGACCACGACTGACGGCCCCGTCGGGCCCGACGAGTGGGCGAAAGTCAAGATCGAACTCGTACACGCACATCTGCCGCTGCTCGCCGACGCGGACCTCATCACCTACGAGGACGGGGAGGTAGAGCGCGTCTCGTACCCGGAGCCGGTCGAAGAGCTAGTGACGTTCGCAGGCGAGTACGAGGAGGTGACCGCGGGGGACGGCCCCCGCTCATGA
- a CDS encoding DICT sensory domain-containing protein — translation MSFGEILSDISGREKQVIVYAPDDTGTDLAEVLATRNLTIDHRRLPSISSESFVIIRDGGEFQGAMSLPDLLEFISPPIRRPQNLDALAPKHRAVYELLDDTVFVSLDRRQLLATSRELEDRAWRTGRGRLRAGFQRADAFEAQTDVYRELSATDIDIDVYVPGGVSGAPLDDTPVTVHTDPDSDLDRYWFVLFDDGASGAQNCALIARETEGGKYQGVWTYNPELVAQAFEAVG, via the coding sequence ATGAGCTTCGGGGAGATCTTATCGGACATCTCCGGCCGAGAGAAACAGGTCATCGTCTACGCGCCCGACGACACCGGCACCGACCTCGCGGAGGTGCTGGCGACGCGGAACCTCACTATCGACCACCGGCGGCTCCCGTCGATCAGCAGCGAATCCTTCGTCATCATTCGGGACGGCGGGGAGTTCCAGGGCGCGATGTCGCTGCCCGACCTGCTGGAGTTCATCTCGCCGCCGATTCGTCGGCCCCAGAACCTCGACGCGCTCGCCCCGAAACACCGGGCGGTGTACGAGTTGCTCGACGACACCGTCTTCGTCTCGCTGGACCGTCGACAGCTGCTCGCCACTTCCCGCGAGCTCGAGGACCGGGCGTGGCGCACCGGGCGTGGCCGCCTCCGCGCCGGGTTCCAGCGGGCGGACGCCTTCGAGGCCCAGACCGACGTCTACCGCGAGCTGTCGGCCACCGACATCGATATCGACGTCTACGTGCCCGGGGGCGTTTCGGGAGCCCCGCTTGATGACACACCCGTGACGGTCCACACTGACCCGGACAGCGACCTGGACCGCTACTGGTTCGTCCTGTTCGACGACGGGGCGAGCGGGGCCCAGAACTGCGCGCTCATCGCCAGAGAGACCGAGGGCGGGAAATATCAGGGCGTCTGGACCTACAATCCGGAACTGGTCGCACAGGCGTTCGAGGCCGTCGGGTAG
- a CDS encoding 6-pyruvoyl trahydropterin synthase family protein: MPQRISNSEDPVAAAGERELVVGGDRPIRISTGHRLMHHDGKCSRPHGHNYEVTVELTGELTADGWVVDKGEVTAVIDEWDHRFLLEAGDPLVEAFRESGDGDALVVLEQPPTAEVMAVVLEQRLADRLPDTVSDIRVTVRETSELCTR; the protein is encoded by the coding sequence ATGCCCCAGCGAATATCGAACTCGGAAGACCCGGTCGCGGCGGCGGGCGAGCGCGAGCTCGTCGTCGGCGGCGACCGGCCCATCCGCATCTCGACGGGTCACCGGCTCATGCACCACGACGGGAAGTGCTCGCGCCCGCACGGCCACAACTACGAGGTCACCGTCGAACTCACCGGCGAGCTCACCGCCGACGGGTGGGTCGTCGACAAGGGCGAGGTCACCGCGGTCATCGACGAGTGGGACCACCGTTTTCTGCTGGAAGCGGGCGACCCGCTCGTCGAGGCCTTCAGGGAAAGCGGCGACGGCGACGCGCTCGTGGTGCTGGAGCAGCCGCCGACAGCCGAGGTGATGGCCGTGGTGCTCGAACAGCGACTGGCCGACCGACTCCCCGACACCGTCTCCGACATCCGTGTCACGGTACGGGAGACGAGCGAGCTCTGTACGCGCTGA
- a CDS encoding 7-carboxy-7-deazaguanine synthase QueE, with amino-acid sequence MPVASDTDGLAEAVGRSAEASEGDLPINELFRSLQGEGRLAGVPSVFVRTSGCNLRCWFCDSYHTSWEPTGDWYSVDDVLAAVDEYDADHVVLTGGEPLVHDASVALLEALADRGYHTTVETNGTIAVDAPIDLASVSPKLESSTPTAERDPKGDGEWADRHEARRLDVDVLAEFVERYDTQLKFVVTGPDDMGEIEDAVARVRDAADAPVPDDSVLLMPEGQTREQLTETRRVVADLALEYGYRYTPRLHVDLWNDAPGT; translated from the coding sequence ATGCCGGTCGCGAGCGACACCGACGGGCTGGCAGAGGCCGTCGGCCGGAGCGCCGAGGCGAGCGAGGGCGACCTCCCGATCAACGAGCTGTTCCGCTCGCTGCAGGGCGAGGGCCGTCTGGCGGGCGTTCCCAGCGTCTTCGTCCGAACGAGCGGCTGTAACTTGCGGTGTTGGTTCTGTGACTCCTATCACACCTCCTGGGAGCCGACCGGCGACTGGTACAGCGTCGACGACGTCCTGGCGGCCGTCGACGAATACGACGCCGACCACGTCGTGTTGACCGGCGGCGAACCGCTGGTCCACGACGCCAGCGTCGCCCTCCTGGAGGCGCTGGCCGACCGGGGGTACCACACCACCGTCGAGACCAACGGCACCATCGCCGTCGACGCGCCCATCGACCTGGCGAGCGTGAGCCCCAAACTCGAATCGAGCACCCCGACCGCGGAGCGGGACCCGAAGGGCGACGGCGAGTGGGCCGACCGCCACGAGGCACGCCGGCTCGACGTGGACGTGCTGGCCGAGTTCGTCGAACGCTACGACACGCAGCTGAAGTTCGTCGTCACGGGGCCCGACGACATGGGCGAAATCGAGGATGCGGTCGCCCGCGTGCGCGACGCGGCCGACGCCCCGGTGCCGGACGACAGCGTGTTGCTGATGCCGGAAGGACAGACCCGCGAGCAGCTAACGGAGACCCGCCGCGTCGTCGCGGACCTGGCCCTGGAGTACGGCTACCGCTACACCCCCCGGCTCCACGTGGACCTCTGGAACGACGCGCCGGGCACCTGA
- the queC gene encoding 7-cyano-7-deazaguanine synthase QueC: MTTNDTRAVVLASGGMDSATAAYEAQSRGYDQLYLLHTSYGQNTAQRESECATALADHVEAADFCHVETSHLQQIGGSSLTDDEMAVADADVDSDEIPTSYVPFRNANLLSMAVSYAEANDCGAVFIGAHSEDFSGYPDCRPAFFEAFQTVVDVGTKPDTDIELVAPFVEWSKTDIAERGLELGVPYEDTWSCYRSDQPACGTCDACAFRLAAFQRLGERDPVAYEQRPDYAD, translated from the coding sequence ATGACTACCAACGACACCCGCGCTGTCGTGCTCGCCTCGGGCGGCATGGACAGCGCCACGGCGGCCTACGAGGCACAGTCCCGCGGCTACGACCAGCTGTATCTCCTCCACACGAGCTACGGCCAGAACACGGCACAGCGCGAGTCCGAGTGTGCGACGGCGCTCGCCGACCACGTCGAGGCGGCCGATTTCTGTCACGTCGAGACGAGCCACCTCCAGCAGATAGGCGGCTCCTCGCTCACCGACGACGAGATGGCCGTCGCGGACGCCGACGTCGACAGCGACGAGATACCCACCTCCTACGTCCCCTTCCGGAACGCGAACCTGCTGTCGATGGCCGTCTCCTACGCCGAGGCGAACGACTGTGGAGCCGTCTTCATCGGCGCCCACAGCGAGGACTTCTCCGGGTATCCGGACTGCCGGCCCGCCTTCTTCGAGGCGTTCCAGACCGTGGTCGACGTGGGGACGAAACCCGACACCGACATCGAACTCGTCGCGCCATTCGTCGAGTGGTCGAAGACCGACATCGCCGAGCGCGGGCTGGAACTGGGGGTGCCCTACGAAGACACGTGGAGCTGTTACCGCAGCGACCAGCCCGCCTGCGGGACCTGTGACGCCTGTGCGTTCCGGCTGGCCGCGTTCCAGCGACTGGGCGAACGCGACCCGGTGGCGTACGAACAGCGACCCGATTACGCCGACTGA
- a CDS encoding methylglyoxal synthase yields MTRVALIAHDDKKSTMIDLVQEYEAVLSSFDLVATGTTGQRIMAEADLDVERKESGPVGGDTQIGAEVVEGRLDGIVFLQDPMTAQPHEPDIGALMRICNVHDVPLATCRSAGEYVVRGLARDEETRRQSA; encoded by the coding sequence GTGACACGAGTCGCACTCATCGCACACGACGACAAGAAGTCGACGATGATAGATCTCGTACAGGAGTACGAGGCGGTTCTCTCGTCGTTCGACCTCGTCGCGACTGGGACGACCGGCCAGCGTATCATGGCAGAGGCTGACCTCGACGTCGAGCGCAAGGAGAGCGGCCCCGTCGGCGGTGACACGCAGATCGGCGCGGAGGTCGTCGAGGGACGTCTCGACGGCATCGTCTTCCTGCAGGACCCGATGACGGCCCAGCCCCACGAACCCGACATCGGGGCGCTGATGCGTATCTGCAATGTCCACGACGTCCCGCTCGCGACCTGTCGTTCGGCGGGCGAGTACGTCGTTCGGGGGCTCGCTCGCGACGAGGAGACGCGCCGTCAGTCGGCGTAA
- a CDS encoding helix-turn-helix domain-containing protein produces the protein MIVTFHIETGFLREAAGRVPDGALSIQRLHSVDGGCRTTVWVDVADRDAIDAALADDGTAGPVSHLGPEAEGHWYVVKTVDEPLEAMSRGLLTADGMLVRADLIDDEWVVQARFPDRSSLLTFREDLVADGFDVEVKRMREDDDEASTQFGVTDPQREVLLLALERGYYTVPRNASLSDLADNLGISSQAASERLRRGTQTLVANTLAAPARPSIGSRQH, from the coding sequence GTGATAGTCACATTTCACATAGAGACAGGGTTCCTTCGAGAGGCCGCGGGGCGAGTCCCCGACGGCGCACTCTCGATACAGCGTCTCCACAGTGTCGATGGCGGCTGTCGGACCACCGTCTGGGTCGACGTGGCCGACCGAGACGCCATCGACGCGGCGCTGGCCGACGACGGCACCGCCGGTCCGGTGTCGCATTTGGGTCCCGAGGCAGAGGGTCACTGGTACGTCGTCAAGACGGTGGACGAACCGCTCGAAGCCATGAGCCGCGGGCTGCTCACGGCCGACGGAATGCTGGTCCGGGCGGACCTGATAGACGACGAGTGGGTCGTTCAGGCGCGGTTCCCCGACCGCAGCTCATTGCTCACGTTCCGTGAGGACCTCGTCGCCGACGGCTTCGACGTAGAGGTAAAGCGGATGCGCGAGGACGACGACGAAGCGTCGACCCAGTTCGGCGTGACCGACCCACAGCGGGAAGTCCTCCTGCTCGCGCTGGAGCGGGGGTACTACACCGTGCCGCGGAACGCGTCGCTCTCGGACCTCGCGGACAACCTCGGTATCTCCAGCCAGGCGGCCTCGGAACGGCTCCGTCGCGGGACACAGACGCTCGTCGCGAACACGCTCGCCGCGCCCGCCCGGCCCTCTATCGGCTCACGACAGCACTGA
- a CDS encoding deoxyuridine 5'-triphosphate nucleotidohydrolase has translation MFKSGQFVADRLEALSATQVQPNGVDLRLGAVYEQVEPGRIGREGKTVGERREIEPDDGVYTLETGGYIVEYADTVVIPEGHVGFLYPRSSLLRNSCMLDTAVWDAGYEGRGEGLLEVHHPIDIESGARIAQLVLAEAAHEGTYEGSYQGENLE, from the coding sequence ATGTTCAAGAGCGGGCAGTTCGTGGCCGACAGACTCGAAGCGCTCTCGGCGACACAGGTACAGCCAAACGGCGTCGACCTCCGACTGGGTGCGGTGTACGAGCAGGTCGAGCCCGGGCGCATCGGGCGCGAGGGCAAGACCGTCGGGGAGCGCCGGGAAATCGAGCCCGATGACGGCGTCTACACGCTGGAGACGGGCGGCTACATCGTCGAGTACGCGGACACGGTCGTCATCCCGGAGGGTCACGTCGGCTTCCTCTACCCCCGGTCGTCGCTGCTGCGCAACTCCTGTATGCTGGATACGGCGGTCTGGGACGCCGGCTACGAGGGTCGCGGCGAGGGGCTGCTGGAGGTCCACCATCCCATCGACATCGAATCGGGCGCGCGCATCGCCCAGCTCGTCCTCGCCGAGGCGGCCCACGAGGGGACCTACGAAGGGAGTTATCAGGGCGAGAATCTGGAGTGA
- a CDS encoding aconitate hydratase: MGQTLTEKILDDHLVEGELTPGEEIGIEIDQVLTQDTTGTLVWLQFEALGLEEVQTELAAQYCDHQTYQFDFKNTDDHRFLRSAAGTFGAHFSRPGNGICHNVHKENFAAPGKTMLGSDSHTPTPGGLGELAIGSGGLDVAVAMGGGAYYIEMPEVVNVRLEGELPEWATAKDVILELLRRLSVKGGVGKVLEYTGPGVETLTVPERTTITNMGTELGATSSIFPTDENTKDYLERLGREDVHVDIGPDEDAEYADEIVVDLSELEPLIAKPSMPDNVVPVSEVAGTDVDQVMIGSCTNGSYEDILPGAKMLEGRNIDKKTEMIVAPGSKQASEMLAREGWTAEMMAAGVNFSEATCGACIGIGHVPASDSVSLRTFNRNFEGRSGIEDDNVYLCSPEVATAAAIAGEIVDPRDLAEELGDLEAPGLEMPDQYIGNSESDLIAPDEAVDDELIKGPNIGDVPLKDPLETEVGGEALLKMTDNITTDHIIPATQDILMYRSNVPKLSEFTLSRVDDTFAQRALDSDGGVLVAGENYGQGSSREHAALCPMYLGIETVLAQSFARIHKANLFNFGIVPLEINEETYEKIEQGDDIEIVDDAADAVRSGQEEFTIRVNDDWEASGYLDASEREREILAAGGKLSHTKAQHEEGGAAPADD, translated from the coding sequence ATGGGACAGACGCTCACGGAAAAAATTCTCGACGACCATCTCGTCGAAGGGGAGCTTACACCCGGCGAGGAGATCGGTATCGAGATCGACCAGGTGCTCACACAGGACACGACGGGGACGCTCGTCTGGCTGCAGTTCGAGGCCCTCGGCCTCGAAGAGGTCCAGACCGAACTCGCCGCACAGTACTGCGACCACCAGACCTACCAGTTCGACTTCAAGAACACGGACGACCACCGCTTCCTGCGTTCGGCCGCAGGCACGTTCGGCGCGCACTTCTCGCGCCCGGGCAACGGTATCTGTCACAACGTCCACAAGGAGAACTTCGCCGCGCCCGGCAAGACGATGCTCGGCTCCGACTCCCACACGCCGACCCCCGGCGGCCTGGGCGAGCTCGCAATCGGCTCGGGCGGCCTCGACGTGGCCGTCGCCATGGGTGGCGGCGCCTACTACATCGAGATGCCCGAGGTCGTCAACGTCCGACTCGAAGGCGAGCTGCCCGAGTGGGCCACCGCCAAGGACGTCATCCTAGAGCTGCTCCGCCGTCTCTCGGTCAAGGGCGGCGTCGGCAAGGTGCTCGAATACACCGGCCCCGGTGTCGAGACCCTGACCGTCCCCGAGCGGACCACCATCACTAACATGGGGACCGAGCTCGGCGCGACCTCCTCCATCTTCCCGACCGACGAGAACACGAAGGACTACCTCGAACGGCTCGGCCGCGAGGACGTCCACGTGGACATCGGCCCCGACGAGGACGCCGAGTACGCCGACGAAATCGTCGTCGACCTCTCGGAGCTCGAACCGCTCATCGCCAAGCCCTCCATGCCGGACAACGTCGTCCCGGTCAGCGAGGTCGCCGGCACCGACGTCGACCAGGTGATGATCGGCTCCTGTACGAACGGCTCCTACGAGGACATCCTCCCGGGCGCGAAGATGCTCGAAGGGCGCAACATCGACAAGAAGACCGAGATGATCGTCGCCCCCGGCTCCAAGCAGGCCTCCGAGATGCTGGCCCGCGAGGGCTGGACCGCCGAGATGATGGCGGCCGGCGTCAACTTCTCGGAAGCGACGTGTGGTGCCTGTATCGGCATCGGCCACGTTCCCGCCTCCGACTCCGTCTCGCTGCGGACCTTCAACCGCAACTTCGAGGGTCGCTCCGGTATCGAGGACGACAACGTCTACCTCTGTTCGCCGGAAGTCGCCACCGCGGCGGCCATCGCCGGCGAAATCGTCGACCCGCGCGACCTCGCCGAGGAGCTCGGCGACCTCGAGGCCCCCGGTCTGGAGATGCCCGACCAGTACATCGGCAACTCCGAATCGGACCTCATCGCCCCCGACGAGGCCGTCGACGACGAACTCATCAAGGGCCCCAACATCGGCGACGTGCCGCTGAAGGACCCGCTGGAGACCGAAGTCGGCGGCGAGGCGCTGCTGAAGATGACGGACAACATCACCACGGACCACATCATCCCGGCCACGCAGGACATCCTGATGTACCGGTCGAACGTCCCGAAGCTCTCGGAGTTCACGCTCTCGCGAGTGGACGACACGTTCGCCCAGCGCGCGCTCGACTCTGACGGCGGCGTCCTCGTCGCCGGCGAGAACTACGGTCAGGGCTCCTCGCGCGAGCACGCGGCGCTGTGTCCGATGTATCTCGGTATCGAGACCGTCCTCGCACAGAGCTTCGCCCGCATCCACAAGGCGAACCTCTTCAACTTCGGCATCGTCCCGCTGGAGATCAACGAGGAGACCTACGAGAAGATCGAGCAGGGCGACGACATCGAGATCGTCGACGACGCCGCCGACGCCGTCCGCTCCGGCCAGGAGGAGTTCACCATCCGCGTCAACGACGACTGGGAGGCCTCGGGCTACCTCGACGCCTCCGAGCGAGAACGCGAGATCCTCGCCGCCGGTGGGAAGCTCTCCCACACGAAGGCCCAGCACGAGGAAGGCGGCGCTGCGCCCGCAGACGACTGA
- a CDS encoding antitoxin VapB family protein, with the protein MSSSIRISAETKRKLEAVKREDETFDELLDRLAITRTEEDVREMAGFAAEGIDEHMEQKRADLNDSFEARTSGAE; encoded by the coding sequence ATGAGCTCATCCATCCGCATCTCTGCTGAGACCAAACGGAAACTGGAAGCGGTCAAGCGCGAAGACGAAACGTTCGACGAACTACTGGACCGCCTTGCTATCACCCGGACTGAAGAGGACGTTCGTGAGATGGCTGGCTTCGCTGCGGAAGGCATCGACGAACACATGGAACAGAAACGCGCGGACCTCAACGACTCGTTTGAGGCCCGGACATCGGGCGCGGAATGA
- a CDS encoding type II toxin-antitoxin system VapC family toxin produces the protein MILLDNNIIRKYARPNPDEAVLTYLSEHRTEPWSISALVLFEFLSYYDSQSEQRAQRNQLTQAVDDVISFDADTAAEAASMERSLDAAGVSLDAADLLIAATARQHQATFVTADKNDFDKTVIHELMAIDIVDTC, from the coding sequence ATGATCCTGCTCGACAACAACATTATCCGGAAATACGCCCGTCCGAACCCAGATGAAGCCGTTCTCACATATCTATCTGAGCATCGCACTGAACCGTGGAGTATCTCAGCTCTCGTCCTTTTCGAATTTCTGAGCTATTACGATAGCCAGTCAGAACAACGGGCCCAACGAAACCAACTGACCCAGGCCGTCGATGACGTGATTAGCTTCGATGCGGACACTGCTGCGGAGGCGGCCAGTATGGAGCGCTCGCTCGATGCGGCTGGTGTCTCACTCGACGCTGCCGATCTGCTTATTGCCGCGACAGCGCGTCAACACCAAGCGACGTTCGTAACCGCGGACAAGAACGATTTCGACAAGACGGTGATTCACGAACTGATGGCTATCGACATCGTCGACACTTGCTGA